Proteins from a single region of Haloarcula laminariae:
- a CDS encoding phosphotransferase family protein — MSTPEADIRAVLEESGPDYDGFTFETPGGGHQSDVYMVTLDHGGEQYEVVVKFKPAGDIPFDIEPKLHEYVANRTDVPVPRILVFKREPAVDVPPYFVTERVHGENLATEFATLSPEDRRRVMRQAGHILGDLHSEIGFEAFGRLDLHDGRLIVRDWMGSWREYFERLTRAHLSRLDETPFADVKGRALETIEPALEYVPEDGVPRLVHDDFRPANLLFEAGTERPITAVLDWQDVLAALPEYNLAQTEFLFIDSSVTDPEVREGLRSEFHEGYTEHRPMAFDEGYADRRPLYQLSTLLWRMAGFESVFDDDSGLVRARAEAQYRQQFERLVEAIPQ, encoded by the coding sequence GTGTCGACGCCGGAAGCCGATATCCGCGCTGTCCTCGAGGAGTCGGGGCCGGACTACGACGGGTTCACGTTCGAGACCCCCGGAGGCGGTCACCAGAGCGACGTCTACATGGTGACACTCGACCACGGCGGCGAGCAGTACGAGGTGGTAGTGAAGTTCAAACCGGCCGGTGACATCCCCTTCGACATCGAGCCGAAACTCCACGAGTACGTCGCCAACCGCACGGACGTGCCCGTCCCTCGCATTCTCGTGTTCAAGCGGGAGCCCGCGGTCGACGTGCCCCCTTACTTCGTCACCGAGCGGGTCCACGGAGAGAACCTCGCGACGGAGTTCGCGACGCTCTCGCCGGAGGACCGCCGCCGGGTCATGCGCCAGGCCGGTCACATCCTGGGCGACCTCCACTCGGAAATCGGCTTCGAGGCCTTCGGCCGCCTCGACCTCCACGACGGCCGGCTCATCGTCCGGGACTGGATGGGAAGCTGGCGGGAGTACTTCGAGCGGCTCACGCGGGCCCACCTCTCCCGGCTGGACGAGACGCCCTTCGCGGACGTCAAGGGTCGTGCGCTGGAGACGATAGAGCCGGCCCTGGAGTACGTCCCCGAGGACGGCGTCCCCCGGCTGGTCCACGACGACTTCCGGCCGGCGAACCTGCTGTTCGAGGCCGGCACCGAGCGGCCGATTACGGCCGTGCTGGACTGGCAGGACGTGCTCGCGGCCCTGCCGGAGTACAACCTCGCCCAGACGGAGTTCCTCTTTATCGACTCCTCGGTTACCGACCCCGAGGTACGGGAGGGACTGCGCTCGGAGTTCCACGAGGGGTACACCGAACACCGGCCGATGGCGTTCGACGAAGGCTACGCCGACCGGCGGCCGCTGTATCAGCTCTCGACCCTGCTCTGGCGGATGGCCGGCTTCGAGTCCGTCTTCGACGACGACTCCGGGCTGGTCAGGGCCCGCGCCGAGGCCCAGTACCGCCAGCAGTTCGAACGGCTCGTCGAAGCGATTCCGCAATGA
- a CDS encoding dihydrofolate reductase, translating into MVELRLIAGVARTGAIGDGETIPWHYDEDERQYKDRVAGHPVVVGRKTHQGMSRVRGTHPVVVTGSPDEYAEADATFVSTVRDAVDAVAAEGEVGYVIGGQSVYAMFLPYAERAYVSELPERQVASRVFPYLGTNWSVTGRREYDQFAVVEYENEAPLAPSEAPA; encoded by the coding sequence ATGGTCGAACTCAGACTCATCGCGGGCGTGGCTCGCACCGGCGCCATCGGCGACGGCGAGACTATCCCGTGGCACTACGACGAGGACGAACGGCAGTACAAGGACCGCGTCGCGGGCCACCCCGTCGTCGTCGGCCGCAAGACCCACCAGGGGATGAGCCGGGTCCGGGGAACCCACCCCGTCGTCGTCACTGGGAGCCCCGACGAGTACGCGGAAGCCGACGCCACGTTCGTCTCGACCGTCCGGGACGCCGTCGACGCCGTCGCGGCCGAGGGCGAGGTGGGTTACGTCATCGGTGGCCAGTCTGTCTACGCGATGTTTCTCCCCTACGCCGAGCGAGCCTACGTCTCGGAACTGCCGGAGCGACAGGTCGCGAGCCGGGTGTTCCCCTACCTCGGGACGAACTGGTCGGTGACCGGCCGCCGCGAGTACGACCAGTTCGCCGTCGTCGAGTACGAAAACGAGGCCCCGCTCGCCCCCTCCGAGGCGCCCGCCTGA
- a CDS encoding sensor histidine kinase — protein MILDSPTAANAYLLGYVLLFGAAAAACFASVPRARAIGHEGTRKGLVALLLTSGCWSVAHLGFLLAPTVTLKLVFYHVGLLVGLSTVGPWLYFCSAYTGRSLHKSVPIRRAAVGVFIAISLVKLTNPLHHRYYRAEVLLTPFPHLSIVSQELHWLAMGLAYSLSIVGYFMLFELFRQVGHDTTPLLGLVGLTGLPIVLDALAIVSPTVLNITYEPLGVAAFAVGVLFVFVEDFQTVQLTGEQDDPVIVLGDDGRVRDFNVNAGELFPALEAGDTVESADPGLGSFLDGAENDDVLELDTEAGRRYYRLGVRSFTTDGSRLGRSVTLTDVTEREEYRRELERQNERLEQFAGMVSHDLRNPLNVAQGRIAFLREQGDDEHLAATARALDRMEVLIEDVLALARQGQSIAERERVTLSAAAADAWDVVDSGPSTLTVESDGTVLADGTRFQQLLENLFRNAVEHGSASPDSQARQDAVEHGGDGVEIRLGVLDGDAGFFVADDGIGIPVADREAVLESGFSTSSDGTGLGLSIVTEIVAAHGWEIRVTSSDAGGAHFEITGVEVET, from the coding sequence TTGATACTAGACAGTCCCACTGCCGCCAACGCGTATCTTCTGGGCTACGTACTCCTCTTCGGCGCCGCGGCGGCCGCCTGCTTCGCGAGCGTCCCGCGGGCTCGCGCTATCGGGCACGAGGGGACGCGAAAGGGGCTCGTCGCTCTCCTGTTGACGAGCGGGTGCTGGTCGGTCGCCCACCTCGGCTTCCTCCTCGCACCGACAGTGACGCTCAAACTCGTGTTCTATCACGTCGGGCTGTTGGTCGGACTCAGTACTGTGGGACCGTGGCTGTACTTCTGTTCGGCCTACACCGGCCGCAGTCTCCACAAGTCCGTCCCGATACGCCGGGCCGCAGTCGGCGTGTTCATTGCTATCTCGCTCGTGAAGCTCACGAACCCGCTGCACCACCGATACTACCGCGCGGAGGTGTTGCTCACGCCGTTCCCCCACCTCTCTATCGTCTCACAAGAACTGCACTGGCTCGCGATGGGGCTGGCCTATTCCCTCTCGATTGTCGGCTATTTCATGCTGTTCGAGCTGTTCCGTCAGGTGGGCCACGACACCACGCCGCTGCTGGGGCTGGTCGGTCTCACCGGACTCCCGATAGTCCTCGATGCGCTCGCCATCGTGAGCCCGACGGTACTCAACATCACGTACGAGCCGCTCGGCGTGGCCGCCTTCGCCGTCGGCGTGTTGTTCGTCTTCGTCGAGGACTTCCAGACCGTGCAGTTGACCGGCGAACAGGACGACCCGGTCATCGTGCTCGGCGACGACGGGCGGGTGCGCGACTTCAACGTGAACGCCGGCGAGCTGTTCCCGGCGCTCGAAGCGGGCGACACCGTCGAGTCGGCGGACCCCGGGCTCGGTTCGTTCCTCGACGGGGCCGAAAACGACGACGTCCTGGAACTCGACACCGAGGCGGGCCGCCGGTACTACCGCCTCGGCGTCAGGTCGTTCACGACCGACGGGAGCCGCCTCGGGCGCTCGGTGACGCTCACCGACGTGACCGAACGCGAGGAGTACCGCCGGGAACTGGAGCGACAGAACGAGCGCCTGGAGCAGTTCGCGGGGATGGTCTCACACGACCTTCGGAACCCGCTGAACGTCGCGCAGGGACGCATCGCCTTCCTCCGCGAGCAAGGGGACGACGAACATCTCGCCGCGACGGCCCGCGCCCTCGACCGGATGGAGGTGCTCATCGAGGACGTCCTCGCGCTCGCCCGGCAAGGCCAGTCGATAGCCGAGCGGGAACGCGTCACGCTCTCCGCGGCCGCGGCGGACGCCTGGGACGTCGTCGACTCGGGCCCGTCGACGCTCACCGTCGAGAGCGACGGGACCGTCCTGGCCGACGGCACGCGGTTCCAGCAACTGCTGGAGAACCTCTTCCGGAACGCCGTGGAACACGGTTCCGCGAGCCCTGACTCACAAGCCCGTCAGGACGCCGTGGAACACGGCGGCGACGGCGTCGAAATCCGCCTCGGCGTCCTCGACGGGGACGCCGGGTTCTTCGTCGCCGACGACGGCATCGGCATCCCCGTGGCGGACCGCGAAGCCGTCCTCGAATCGGGCTTCTCCACGTCGAGCGACGGGACGGGGCTTGGGCTGTCTATCGTGACCGAAATCGTCGCGGCCCACGGCTGGGAGATACGCGTGACCAGCAGCGACGCGGGCGGCGCGCACTTCGAGATTACCGGTGTCGAAGTCGAGACGTGA